From one bacterium genomic stretch:
- a CDS encoding bifunctional DNA primase/polymerase: MSDNTTSISPQSSAAGNEPRRIPEALIGLVTCLPLAANAKRPPLFKGWQKMRPETLERVTESIFCKNSCGVGWRLDGLVVLDADSKESVEWMEGAIASGALPETVSVDTHRGRHYFYRRTEQIKKKAKIGLPGNIRIDVLTGQKCYVVAVGSEAEGYTRDWTPNRSPDDIDVAWLDDQEIEVIQNWLSETEQIKPQRRTNQTFGEHASETVAAPATSQKRPDSSLEFDYEKGVEEGRLDATCFALVLFYWRRGRSRQEIKDTLLGWNLRNVPPWSKSGDGSSPEDWIWDKIDRICHFRPVMSKPWPKTKRARCEKNVMMWAAESLEIDPDIWVLLPDAIDDFIAWCSRAGMVVWSRKMAGMAIRAVLPVSITEYSYPRKGVKHQYRLHGIRLRKANNPSYGPITRDR, translated from the coding sequence TTGAGCGACAATACCACAAGTATCTCGCCACAGTCAAGCGCGGCCGGGAACGAGCCGAGAAGGATCCCGGAGGCGCTTATTGGTCTGGTCACATGCCTGCCGCTGGCGGCGAATGCAAAGAGGCCACCGCTATTCAAAGGGTGGCAAAAGATGAGGCCCGAGACTCTAGAGCGTGTTACGGAATCCATTTTCTGCAAAAACAGCTGCGGAGTCGGCTGGAGACTGGATGGCCTAGTCGTCCTCGACGCTGACAGCAAGGAGAGCGTTGAGTGGATGGAGGGGGCAATCGCCTCAGGAGCACTACCTGAAACGGTCTCGGTGGACACTCATCGGGGACGGCACTACTTCTACCGACGAACAGAGCAAATCAAGAAAAAGGCCAAGATTGGGTTGCCGGGCAATATCCGAATCGATGTCTTGACCGGCCAGAAATGCTATGTAGTCGCCGTCGGTTCAGAAGCTGAGGGATACACTCGGGACTGGACACCAAATAGAAGCCCGGATGATATAGACGTAGCATGGCTCGATGATCAGGAAATCGAGGTGATTCAGAATTGGCTGTCGGAAACGGAACAGATAAAGCCGCAGCGTCGCACAAACCAGACGTTTGGCGAACATGCCTCTGAAACGGTAGCGGCGCCGGCGACGTCGCAGAAGCGTCCCGATTCCTCGCTCGAATTTGATTACGAAAAGGGGGTTGAGGAAGGCCGACTGGACGCGACCTGCTTTGCCCTTGTCCTGTTTTACTGGCGGCGTGGGAGAAGTCGGCAAGAAATCAAAGACACGCTACTTGGCTGGAACCTGCGCAACGTGCCTCCCTGGTCCAAGAGTGGAGACGGGTCAAGTCCTGAAGACTGGATTTGGGACAAGATCGATCGGATCTGCCACTTCAGGCCCGTCATGTCAAAGCCGTGGCCGAAAACTAAGAGGGCGCGGTGTGAGAAGAATGTGATGATGTGGGCGGCGGAAAGCCTTGAGATTGATCCTGACATTTGGGTCTTGCTGCCCGACGCAATCGACGATTTCATAGCATGGTGCAGTCGCGCGGGAATGGTAGTATGGAGTCGCAAGATGGCAGGAATGGCGATTAGGGCGGTCCTGCCGGTGAGCATAACGGAATACTCCTATCCGAGAAAAGGGGTCAAGCATCAGTACCGGTTACACGGAATTCGGCTCCGGAAGGCCAATAACCCTTCATATGGCCCAATAACCCGTGATAGATAG
- a CDS encoding PQQ-binding-like beta-propeller repeat protein: MYLEKRFAVPTIFMVLVLVFWSSAFGGSMMFRGGPQRTGVSGLPGPGSTDLKIAWSYQVGTTSDWICSTPAIDEAADLIVFGANDKKIHALNMNGELLWSFETGGQVYSSPLLLGSKVFVGSLDGNLYALTYSGEFLWSYETGGAVYSSPLGYSPGGVDTVAFGSDDGKVYALGTTGELAWSYQTEGWVSSSPAASVAGDVYVCSYDGRLYAFDVNGGFKWRFDAGSQIFTTPAVGPDGGIHFGTLGGTMFKVNPDGSEAWRFEADGAIFGSCSVDGDGYVRFGTIGHIFYRLSPSGAAASSYLSGATTPTYYLSSPLLDANSNTYVGTLGRCVYGLNSTCSWLAMRYEMESSQLGSNGSGVYASLVLDSAGRLYVPCMNGKFYCLKDRYSRAVIDTPGGNALYSELVLAPQGGTHKNVATKQDSSLLPVVLQPKKGPGPEGPGTLLDEAMKMAGYSYAALAIDPAPVAKDPYRLALVDYLLTQEPAQGPSVLRQLSDELEFDCSTLQAKILKASSMADVIVEPVSFSHRFGDKPLEEAIRAVYQRHGEALTSEQEAKLALIDGMIGRSIQEALGLLFLAMDEAMRLRDEAFEGLSVGERQDIFYNTMDPNFISNMSPLFSMFAVYNKVDRAKVVQGAALVASVIDSLLGAGRSGSGWAIAAGAKDRTKVPSVSGDVVFSFETPIGALILGGYGETTYRTDFEPTPESLPTLIVDLGGDDNYYSYLPNDFRDSICAQVTIDISGNDTYRTVHDNAQGSGNLGVGFCLDLSGNDYYKAGHYSQGAGWGGVGVLCDWSGDDQYYGETCCQGAGFMGVGLLLDRSGSDSYSADEHAQAFGYICGAGILNDTAGDDLYFAGGEYEHQYEPPRTTSMSQGYGFGVRLNYVGDPHASGGVGLLIDSAGDDTFISDFFGTAGAYWFGLGMLMNRSGNDTYLSRQYSIASGIHLAVGLLVDDDGDDTYVCRSLSQGCAHDNSVGILVDNAGDDVYLAQDFSQGASSPRSFSALVDNGGNDMYWAMKGHLNQGEGRYDGARKTSFSLLLDAGGRDFYQLMGADNTRWTQTIYGVGIDSEFGDTGLH, translated from the coding sequence ATGTATCTTGAAAAGCGTTTTGCTGTTCCAACTATCTTCATGGTGCTGGTTTTGGTGTTTTGGTCGAGCGCGTTTGGCGGCTCCATGATGTTCCGCGGCGGGCCTCAGAGGACGGGCGTCTCAGGGTTGCCAGGGCCCGGCTCGACCGACCTGAAGATCGCCTGGTCATATCAGGTCGGAACGACTAGCGACTGGATATGCTCGACCCCAGCAATTGACGAGGCGGCGGACCTAATCGTGTTCGGGGCCAACGACAAGAAGATACACGCCTTGAACATGAACGGCGAGCTGTTGTGGTCCTTCGAGACGGGCGGCCAGGTCTATTCTTCGCCGCTGCTTTTGGGCAGCAAGGTGTTCGTCGGGTCGTTGGACGGCAATCTGTATGCCTTGACTTATTCAGGAGAGTTTCTGTGGTCTTACGAGACGGGGGGGGCGGTCTATTCCTCGCCCTTGGGCTACTCGCCTGGCGGAGTGGATACTGTGGCATTCGGGTCGGACGACGGCAAGGTCTATGCCCTGGGCACGACCGGGGAGCTTGCTTGGTCTTATCAGACGGAGGGCTGGGTGAGTTCATCTCCAGCGGCCTCGGTTGCGGGAGACGTTTACGTGTGTTCCTACGATGGCAGGCTATATGCGTTTGACGTGAATGGCGGCTTCAAGTGGCGATTCGATGCAGGCTCTCAGATATTCACGACGCCTGCGGTAGGCCCTGACGGAGGGATACACTTCGGGACACTTGGTGGGACGATGTTCAAGGTCAATCCGGATGGAAGCGAGGCGTGGCGGTTTGAGGCTGACGGTGCTATTTTCGGCTCGTGCTCGGTTGACGGGGATGGGTATGTGCGGTTCGGGACGATTGGACATATTTTCTACCGGCTGAGCCCCTCCGGGGCGGCAGCCTCGAGCTACCTCAGCGGGGCTACGACGCCCACGTATTATCTGTCCTCTCCGCTCTTGGACGCCAATTCGAATACCTACGTGGGGACGCTTGGGCGGTGTGTTTACGGTCTGAACAGCACGTGTAGCTGGCTTGCGATGAGATACGAGATGGAGAGTTCTCAGCTTGGCAGCAACGGCAGCGGTGTTTACGCCTCACTTGTGCTTGACAGTGCGGGTCGGCTTTATGTGCCATGCATGAATGGGAAGTTCTACTGTCTCAAGGACAGGTATAGCCGCGCGGTGATAGATACCCCCGGCGGGAATGCGCTTTACAGCGAGCTTGTGCTTGCGCCTCAAGGCGGCACTCACAAGAATGTAGCCACGAAGCAGGATTCTTCTTTATTGCCGGTTGTTCTTCAGCCGAAAAAAGGACCTGGCCCCGAGGGACCCGGGACGCTGCTTGACGAGGCGATGAAGATGGCAGGTTATAGCTACGCGGCCCTGGCGATTGACCCGGCGCCTGTTGCGAAGGACCCTTACAGGCTTGCTCTGGTTGATTACTTGCTCACTCAAGAGCCAGCTCAGGGGCCTTCGGTGCTGAGGCAGCTTTCGGACGAATTGGAGTTTGACTGCTCAACGCTTCAGGCGAAAATACTCAAGGCCTCGTCGATGGCCGACGTTATTGTGGAGCCGGTATCCTTCTCGCACAGGTTTGGGGATAAGCCCCTGGAAGAGGCGATCCGCGCAGTCTATCAACGCCATGGCGAGGCGCTCACGTCGGAGCAGGAGGCGAAGCTCGCATTGATCGACGGAATGATCGGGCGGAGCATACAGGAGGCGCTGGGGTTGTTGTTTCTTGCGATGGACGAGGCGATGCGTCTTCGGGACGAGGCTTTTGAGGGGCTATCCGTTGGCGAGAGGCAGGATATTTTCTACAACACCATGGACCCCAACTTCATCAGCAATATGTCGCCGCTCTTCTCGATGTTTGCGGTCTATAACAAGGTTGATCGGGCGAAGGTCGTGCAAGGTGCTGCGTTGGTAGCGAGCGTGATCGATTCGCTGTTGGGCGCAGGGCGGTCTGGGTCTGGCTGGGCGATTGCTGCTGGGGCAAAAGACCGGACTAAGGTGCCCTCGGTTAGCGGAGACGTTGTGTTCTCGTTCGAGACGCCGATAGGCGCCTTGATACTTGGTGGATATGGTGAGACCACGTATCGCACGGACTTTGAGCCGACGCCAGAGAGCCTCCCGACGCTTATCGTGGACTTGGGCGGAGATGACAACTACTACTCATATCTGCCGAATGACTTTCGCGATAGCATCTGCGCACAGGTTACAATAGACATTTCGGGCAATGACACTTATCGGACGGTGCATGACAATGCCCAGGGCTCCGGTAATCTCGGTGTAGGGTTTTGCCTGGACCTCTCGGGGAATGACTACTACAAGGCCGGGCACTACTCGCAGGGTGCGGGCTGGGGAGGCGTTGGCGTGCTCTGTGATTGGAGCGGCGACGACCAGTATTACGGTGAGACTTGCTGTCAGGGAGCGGGCTTCATGGGAGTAGGTCTGTTGCTGGACCGCAGTGGGAGCGATTCGTATTCTGCGGACGAACATGCACAGGCGTTTGGCTACATCTGCGGCGCGGGCATTCTGAATGACACCGCCGGTGACGATCTTTACTTCGCCGGAGGGGAATATGAGCATCAGTATGAGCCGCCGCGGACGACTTCGATGTCCCAGGGCTACGGGTTCGGCGTCAGGTTGAATTACGTCGGCGACCCGCACGCCTCGGGCGGAGTTGGGCTCTTGATCGACAGCGCAGGAGACGACACGTTCATAAGCGATTTCTTCGGCACGGCGGGGGCGTATTGGTTCGGCCTAGGGATGTTGATGAACAGGAGCGGGAATGATACTTACCTGTCGAGGCAGTACTCGATTGCATCCGGCATACACCTCGCTGTTGGCCTTCTTGTTGACGACGATGGGGACGATACGTATGTGTGTCGGTCGCTCTCTCAGGGCTGTGCGCACGACAATTCGGTCGGGATACTCGTAGATAACGCCGGAGACGATGTGTACCTGGCGCAAGATTTCAGCCAGGGCGCCTCGAGCCCGCGGAGTTTCTCTGCGCTGGTTGATAATGGGGGGAACGACATGTATTGGGCAATGAAGGGGCACTTGAACCAGGGCGAGGGCCGTTATGATGGTGCTCGCAAGACAAGTTTCAGCCTTTTGCTGGACGCTGGCGGTCGCGATTTTTATCAGTTGATGGGAGCTGATAATACGAGATGGACGCAGACGATCTACGGAGTCGGGATTGATTCGGAGTTTGGGGACACGGGGCTGCACTAA
- a CDS encoding GDP-mannose 4,6-dehydratase — protein MKALVTGGAGFIGSHLCDALLARGDHVIAIDNLSTGSIENVSHLDGNKRFKLVIDTIMDAALLVDLVSKVDVVFHLAASVGVKYVIDNPLRSIQINIKGTENVLAAANRRKCKVLLASTSEIYGKNQESPLCEGADRVLGSTTISRWSYSASKAVDEFLALAYHREKQLPVVIVRLFNTCGPRQTGQYGMVIPRFIKQALLGHDVTVYGDGSQTRCFCYVGDTVSGLLKLCDEPRAVGDVFNLGNDKEISIHELAKLIISLTKSESKIEFVPYEHAYERGFEDIERGKPALVKVHDLVGYEPEVDLEEALRRTIEFFRE, from the coding sequence ATGAAGGCACTGGTAACCGGGGGCGCGGGATTCATAGGGTCGCACCTTTGCGATGCGTTGCTTGCTCGAGGCGACCATGTTATTGCGATAGATAACCTTTCCACGGGCTCGATCGAGAATGTGAGCCACTTAGACGGCAATAAGCGGTTCAAGCTCGTTATCGACACGATCATGGACGCCGCGCTGCTGGTGGACCTTGTGAGCAAGGTCGATGTAGTGTTTCATCTTGCAGCGTCGGTCGGCGTCAAGTATGTAATCGACAACCCGCTGAGATCGATTCAGATCAACATCAAGGGAACGGAGAACGTTTTGGCGGCAGCCAATCGGCGCAAATGCAAGGTGCTGCTGGCCTCGACTTCGGAGATATACGGCAAGAATCAGGAGAGCCCGCTCTGCGAGGGTGCGGACAGAGTCCTCGGTTCAACAACGATCTCACGGTGGTCATATTCCGCCTCGAAGGCGGTTGACGAGTTCCTGGCACTTGCGTATCACCGGGAGAAGCAGCTTCCGGTCGTGATCGTGCGGCTCTTCAACACGTGCGGGCCCCGTCAGACTGGGCAATATGGGATGGTGATACCTCGTTTCATCAAGCAAGCGCTCTTGGGCCATGACGTTACCGTCTATGGGGATGGCTCCCAGACGCGATGCTTCTGCTACGTTGGCGACACAGTGTCCGGCCTGCTCAAGCTCTGCGACGAGCCTAGGGCAGTGGGGGATGTGTTCAACCTTGGCAACGATAAGGAGATCAGCATACACGAGCTTGCGAAGCTGATTATCTCGCTGACCAAGAGCGAATCGAAGATAGAGTTTGTGCCTTATGAACATGCTTACGAGAGGGGGTTTGAGGACATCGAGCGCGGCAAGCCGGCGCTTGTTAAGGTTCACGATTTGGTGGGCTACGAGCCGGAGGTTGACCTCGAGGAGGCGCTGAGGAGGACAATAGAGTTCTTCAGGGAATAG
- a CDS encoding MraY family glycosyltransferase translates to MDSIVGPKGLILFQAGILVLGILLSLILTPVCRWMALRFGVLDHPGTRKVHKESKPLLGGLAILLSFDIVLFVLWLFGYVEPGHSLQVLSIAAGGLVIMTVGLIDDIRPIKARVKLLMQIAVSVVAAVIIIWGDIRLSIYVLDANDVLAFVVTVVWVVGITNSFNLLDNMDGLSAGVSVIAAISFAVIGVMQRELTVSILSLAIGGSCLGFLRYNLHPSRIFMGDAGSMFVGFTLASVAVLGVYTRITDVPRLAVMTPVLVLAVPIFDTASVVWIRWRGHRPIFVGDKNHFSHRLVSFGMSQSKSVFFIYLVAGLMGLMGILVSTLKIEQAVFLFLYAAATFVIIGILLSVRRSDTRQT, encoded by the coding sequence ATGGACAGTATAGTCGGCCCAAAGGGGCTGATCCTTTTCCAGGCGGGCATCCTTGTATTGGGGATACTTCTCTCCCTGATTCTGACGCCGGTATGCAGGTGGATGGCGTTGCGGTTTGGCGTGCTGGACCACCCTGGCACGAGAAAGGTTCACAAGGAGTCGAAGCCGCTCTTGGGTGGGCTTGCGATTCTTTTGTCCTTCGACATTGTTCTGTTTGTTCTGTGGCTATTTGGCTACGTTGAGCCGGGGCATTCGTTGCAGGTGTTGTCGATCGCGGCCGGCGGTCTTGTGATAATGACCGTTGGGTTGATCGACGACATCAGGCCTATCAAGGCACGGGTGAAGCTGCTAATGCAGATTGCGGTCAGCGTGGTGGCTGCGGTGATTATCATTTGGGGGGACATCAGGCTGTCGATCTACGTTTTGGACGCGAACGACGTGCTGGCTTTTGTGGTAACGGTTGTCTGGGTAGTGGGCATAACCAACTCCTTCAACCTGCTAGACAACATGGACGGGCTTTCGGCCGGCGTAAGCGTGATCGCCGCAATATCATTTGCGGTGATCGGAGTGATGCAGCGTGAGCTGACGGTGTCGATTCTTTCGCTTGCTATTGGCGGGAGCTGTCTTGGGTTTCTTCGGTACAACCTGCATCCGTCGAGGATATTCATGGGCGACGCTGGGAGCATGTTTGTGGGGTTCACACTGGCGTCGGTAGCAGTGTTGGGCGTCTATACTAGGATTACCGATGTCCCGCGGCTCGCGGTGATGACGCCGGTTCTGGTGCTCGCTGTGCCGATCTTTGACACGGCATCGGTTGTTTGGATACGCTGGCGGGGCCATCGGCCGATATTCGTTGGGGATAAGAATCACTTCTCGCACCGCCTCGTCTCGTTCGGGATGAGCCAATCCAAGTCTGTGTTTTTCATCTATCTGGTCGCCGGCCTCATGGGCCTTATGGGTATCTTGGTTTCGACTTTGAAGATAGAGCAGGCGGTGTTTCTGTTCCTTTACGCCGCCGCAACGTTCGTCATAATCGGCATATTGCTTAGCGTGAGGCGCTCGGACACACGACAAACGTGA
- a CDS encoding pentapeptide repeat-containing protein, which translates to MKSLSKAKVLKLIVTRRGLAGQNMALLDLSGENLSHLNFEKAIFSEATLTGSNLTSSNLKGVDFTGADLKSVAFRLANLKEAVLAGANVLDADFWGADLSGAVLTGVLRILQAKFDGANLSEADLSGLDLRGATNLNQARLDRVNLSQAVLTGAVLENVPMTGASLLGADLTKARMMHVKLGSADLQDAIFKDADLQNAYMNRSNAKNADFSGADLTGADLQDMDLTGAKFVRANLSSANMRNTNLTNADMRGVNLAGTVLYGAKCVNVRGVVIKE; encoded by the coding sequence TTGAAGTCACTCAGTAAAGCCAAGGTGCTTAAACTCATCGTCACACGCCGCGGACTTGCTGGCCAGAACATGGCCCTGCTCGATCTATCCGGCGAGAACCTTTCACATCTCAATTTTGAGAAAGCGATATTCTCGGAGGCCACACTTACTGGTTCTAACCTGACAAGTTCTAACCTCAAAGGGGTAGATTTCACCGGCGCAGACCTTAAGAGCGTTGCTTTCCGGCTTGCCAACCTGAAGGAGGCGGTCTTGGCGGGCGCTAATGTGCTGGACGCTGATTTTTGGGGTGCGGACCTATCGGGAGCGGTGCTGACAGGCGTCCTGCGTATTCTTCAGGCCAAGTTCGATGGCGCTAACTTGAGCGAAGCTGACCTCTCTGGCCTTGACCTGAGGGGGGCAACGAACCTCAACCAAGCGAGGTTGGATAGGGTCAATCTGTCCCAGGCGGTTTTGACAGGGGCAGTTCTCGAGAATGTTCCTATGACCGGGGCGAGCCTTCTCGGGGCAGACCTAACGAAGGCCCGAATGATGCATGTCAAGCTGGGGTCGGCGGACCTTCAGGACGCGATCTTCAAGGATGCAGACCTTCAGAACGCTTACATGAACCGGAGCAACGCTAAGAACGCTGATTTCAGCGGGGCAGACCTGACGGGCGCTGACCTTCAGGATATGGACCTCACGGGTGCCAAGTTCGTGCGGGCAAACCTCAGCAGCGCCAACATGCGCAATACAAACCTCACCAACGCTGACATGCGAGGCGTCAATCTCGCCGGCACGGTTCTTTACGGGGCCAAGTGTGTCAACGTTCGAGGGGTAGTGATCAAGGAGTAA
- the amrB gene encoding AmmeMemoRadiSam system protein B, which translates to MIRRPAVAGQFYERTGSALRKQVGLYVEDVPQKVRAKAIMCPHAGYVCSGPVAGKVYSRIPNYDTYVILGPNHSGVGAPAAVFGEGSWSMPMGEVPIDQDLASSIISRSSVARLDEAAHHSEHCLEVQLPFIQFFNSSFSIVPICLGLYDFRSADLLGKELADVIRASGKSVLIVASTDMSHYIPHEVAVKMDHLAIDRVLALDAQGLYDVVMSNNISMCGVTATVTALSAANALGASSAALVSYQTSGETCSNKAQVVGYAGVIIT; encoded by the coding sequence ATGATCAGAAGACCTGCCGTGGCTGGCCAGTTCTACGAGAGGACAGGCTCCGCCCTGCGAAAGCAAGTGGGGCTTTACGTTGAGGACGTCCCGCAAAAGGTTCGGGCGAAGGCAATCATGTGCCCCCACGCGGGCTACGTATGCTCGGGGCCGGTCGCTGGCAAGGTCTATTCCCGGATACCTAACTATGACACTTATGTTATTCTAGGCCCTAACCACAGTGGAGTTGGCGCCCCGGCAGCGGTCTTCGGCGAGGGCTCTTGGTCCATGCCAATGGGCGAGGTCCCGATCGACCAGGACCTCGCGAGCTCGATTATATCTCGCTCGAGCGTCGCACGCCTTGACGAGGCCGCTCACCACTCTGAGCACTGCCTCGAGGTTCAGCTGCCATTCATTCAGTTCTTCAACAGCAGCTTCTCCATTGTCCCAATATGTCTCGGGCTTTATGATTTTAGAAGTGCCGATCTTTTGGGCAAGGAACTCGCAGACGTGATCAGAGCCTCGGGCAAGAGCGTCCTCATCGTCGCCAGCACAGACATGTCCCACTACATCCCCCATGAAGTCGCGGTCAAGATGGACCATCTGGCGATCGACAGGGTCCTTGCGCTGGACGCCCAAGGTCTCTATGACGTAGTCATGTCCAATAATATCTCGATGTGCGGGGTGACCGCGACGGTTACAGCGCTCTCGGCCGCAAACGCGCTCGGCGCAAGTTCCGCCGCTTTAGTCTCATACCAGACGTCCGGCGAGACGTGCAGTAACAAGGCGCAGGTTGTTGGATACGCCGGCGTGATAATAACGTAG
- the ruvX gene encoding Holliday junction resolvase RuvX: MLGLDLGERRIGVAVSDPSCSIALARETLFVSSQKEALSEIGRLFEEGGIDTIVIGLPLNLDGSVGPRAKTTKEFADLLRNELNVTVEFWDERLTTRIAKRALHDAGRTATRRDGRLDQMSAVLILQGYLDRLATTSKSREGP; encoded by the coding sequence GTGCTTGGACTTGACCTCGGCGAGCGCAGGATCGGTGTTGCTGTGAGCGATCCTTCATGTTCGATAGCACTTGCGCGCGAGACCCTGTTCGTGTCCAGTCAGAAGGAGGCTCTCAGTGAGATCGGGCGCCTATTTGAGGAGGGCGGGATCGACACGATCGTCATTGGACTTCCGTTGAATCTTGACGGGAGTGTCGGGCCGAGAGCAAAAACAACGAAGGAGTTTGCTGATTTATTGAGGAATGAGCTTAACGTAACCGTCGAGTTCTGGGACGAGCGACTGACGACCAGAATCGCCAAGCGTGCCCTTCACGATGCAGGGCGCACCGCGACGAGGCGGGACGGACGGCTGGACCAGATGAGCGCGGTTTTGATATTGCAGGGCTATTTGGACCGCCTGGCAACAACATCCAAGAGTCGTGAAGGGCCATAG
- the mltG gene encoding endolytic transglycosylase MltG, which produces MGRLWRVLFLLVLAVLLVASAPVIYFKNYFDNPTNMASKPFLVRIERGMSVRDVARVLTSQGVIRSVFDFALVCRLMDASIPAGEYRIPPRLKPRELIRAFCPRNIALRRVTIPEGSTLKDIAAIVESSLGILESDFLMICNDESFAAHLGIRANGLEGYLYPETYYFEPGTSAQKVAERMVKEFESVIGQSYQSRIAELGSTLHEIVTIASLVEKETALERERPLIAAVLYNRLRRNMPLQIDASVIHGLRDFDGNLTRDDLKADTPYNTYIRKGLPPGPICSPSKASLLAALYPGDVGYLYFVSMNNGQHKFSATIEEHNRAVWRYQKGRRR; this is translated from the coding sequence GTGGGGAGATTGTGGCGGGTTCTTTTCCTCCTTGTTTTGGCCGTGCTTCTTGTTGCCTCGGCGCCAGTGATTTACTTCAAGAATTACTTTGATAATCCAACTAACATGGCGAGTAAGCCGTTCCTAGTCAGAATCGAGCGAGGCATGTCAGTCAGGGATGTGGCTCGGGTCTTGACGTCGCAGGGAGTTATCAGAAGTGTGTTTGACTTCGCGCTTGTATGTCGGCTGATGGATGCGAGCATCCCGGCCGGTGAATATAGAATCCCTCCGCGGCTCAAGCCCAGGGAACTCATCCGAGCGTTTTGCCCTAGGAATATAGCCCTCCGTCGTGTGACGATTCCTGAGGGCTCAACACTGAAGGACATCGCGGCGATAGTCGAGAGTAGTTTGGGAATCTTGGAGTCGGACTTCCTTATGATTTGCAATGATGAGTCTTTCGCTGCACACTTAGGCATCAGGGCTAATGGTCTCGAAGGTTACCTGTATCCTGAAACCTACTATTTTGAGCCCGGAACAAGTGCGCAAAAGGTTGCCGAGCGCATGGTCAAGGAGTTTGAAAGCGTGATTGGGCAGAGTTATCAGAGTCGCATTGCCGAGCTAGGCTCGACGCTGCACGAGATTGTTACGATCGCCTCGTTAGTAGAAAAGGAGACGGCGTTGGAGCGGGAGAGGCCGTTGATCGCGGCCGTGCTCTACAATAGGTTGAGGCGAAACATGCCGCTGCAAATAGATGCGTCAGTGATTCATGGTCTTAGGGACTTTGACGGAAACCTGACGCGTGATGACCTTAAGGCAGATACGCCATACAACACATACATAAGAAAGGGCTTGCCGCCGGGCCCGATATGTTCGCCCTCGAAGGCGTCCTTGCTGGCGGCGTTGTATCCGGGCGACGTAGGCTATCTTTATTTCGTTTCAATGAACAATGGTCAGCATAAGTTCTCAGCAACCATAGAGGAACACAATAGGGCAGTTTGGCGTTATCAGAAGGGGCGGCGGCGATGA
- a CDS encoding Stp1/IreP family PP2C-type Ser/Thr phosphatase, translated as MSYLEVSHGMKSDLGRVRRVNEDSYFADDKIGLFVVADGMGGHAGGGVASKIAVDALVDYLGHYLQDPEITPPYGLAMDLSGSEDVLRAAMMIGNARVFEQSRQDRSLEGMGTTMSVAWIRDRELNIAHVGDSRVYLVRDGSLRLLTRDHSWVYEQYQEGVLSLEEARHHPMKHLVTRSLGTKSTVQADVSRVPLQHTDLILLCTDGLTSVLDDDAILSTVLDQTLPSLNDTCDVLVEMANQAGGYDNTTIVLVRVEDTDV; from the coding sequence ATGAGTTACCTCGAGGTGTCGCACGGCATGAAGAGCGATCTGGGTCGCGTGAGACGAGTTAATGAGGATAGCTACTTCGCGGACGACAAGATAGGTCTTTTTGTCGTTGCGGACGGGATGGGTGGCCACGCCGGTGGTGGGGTAGCCAGTAAGATCGCCGTCGATGCTCTTGTGGATTACCTGGGTCATTATCTTCAGGACCCCGAAATCACGCCGCCTTATGGCCTTGCGATGGACCTCTCGGGGTCTGAGGACGTCTTGCGCGCGGCCATGATGATTGGCAATGCTAGGGTGTTTGAGCAGAGTAGGCAGGACAGATCGCTTGAGGGGATGGGCACAACCATGTCGGTCGCCTGGATTCGCGATCGGGAGCTTAACATTGCTCACGTTGGCGACAGCCGGGTTTATCTTGTTCGTGATGGTTCGTTGAGGCTCTTGACACGGGACCACTCCTGGGTTTATGAGCAGTATCAGGAGGGCGTTTTGAGCCTCGAGGAGGCCAGACACCATCCAATGAAACATCTCGTCACCCGCTCTCTTGGCACGAAGAGCACAGTTCAGGCCGATGTCTCTCGAGTCCCTTTGCAGCACACCGATCTGATACTGCTTTGCACCGACGGGCTCACGAGCGTTCTGGACGACGATGCGATTCTCTCGACGGTCCTCGACCAGACGCTGCCGAGTCTCAACGACACATGCGACGTTCTGGTCGAGATGGCCAATCAGGCTGGCGGCTATGACAACACAACCATCGTGCTCGTCCGTGTGGAGGATACTGATGTCTAG